A section of the Maniola jurtina chromosome 28, ilManJurt1.1, whole genome shotgun sequence genome encodes:
- the LOC123879553 gene encoding zinc finger protein 721-like, translating into MDVEIVEETDLQDDLVCSVCYAEFLDKEDLEVHIKQLHLNETNKSRFCEICTHIFPDIEEYALHIRNTHSRSLKCCKYCSRLFKSSVEVQEHEKKHNAAVLYPKVSCSHCKKVFNSKEEVKNHEVKVHCDSIDGFMLKDCLPILSSLLCMNVQEFFNSLPYKCVVCDRTTVDVNAYIQHLVDDDKCRGHACNECCNVYANKVKLGRHMLKHIQGNPNTRDSLSRCRKCGLPFKATSFKSHKKVCTGMRCVLCNLYFNSIAEYTSHRLAEHRAKMPVLEVCIYCQRRMIGVDSLKKHVQRVHKNDKHLYKYHCTDCDRLFKHPKLLFAHFFSSHKDLHPYTCKICDKTFRIRKNFTLHIKLTHKSIGFVEFDDNFHVFFTDKKLGTQSKSQTALGSIDDENDGFTFKNDHDYCENSSTFEEKICKVEIERMQNVCDEPKKELSDVKKSNEEDKENKKQTERNDDVTTDCATVELPDDKKSVRKPVLKRKLNVAKKHKIEDTNDDNKGVSSDDSDVPLKTVSKKLKLQKNQTRRVRRNLSKPARSKKFVCAKCDKDCYTYQNYHRHKALHLKNETKVCIKCYAKFDSVKQLENHIKKEHSSSQLTETLKKLLEKRKVAESTLKTGVKLKQSVDPSMQIPKNAKHVVSMPQKVIPLTTTEKFRNTFKKVNTERNANTKVTMKLIDKDKISVKKYLENFTPESNDVKITIVNDPGPLDTRVKKLRPLIKLTKCPEFSHEYQKARLKMPVKFTDDLKEQCQVSIKLATDYRPPAMMFPSKVDNNLTVNNYDYNDTYDTYEYEAEHKDVIPEVAQEVMLEGTVEQNTIVRTMNLSNIPTWHKVQIAHLSTEAPYFKISKVNLGTESSFTLTPEGNKTQIQDEETPKKIMLPNGKKLISVNPFEHLLNKQAMDELKSSKSRNKVYYKPKIINAAEAIKTALQKLEESCTVKEKKKK; encoded by the coding sequence ATGGACGTTGAAATTGTTGAAGAAACTGATTTACAAGATGACCTGGTATGCAGCGTTTGTTACGCCGAATTTCTTGATAAAGAGGACTTAGAGGTGCATATAAAGCAGTTACATCTGAACGAGACTAATAAAAGTAGATTTTGTGAGATTTGCACACACATTTTTCCGGATATCGAAGAATATGCATTACATATAAGGAACACGCATTCCCGCAGTTTAAAGTGCTGTAAGTACTGCTCTAGGCTGTTTAAATCGTCCGTAGAAGTCCAAGAGCATGAAAAGAAACATAATGCTGCGGTTTTATATCCAAAAGTTTCATGTTCGcattgtaaaaaagtttttaacagCAAAGAGGAGGTGAAAAATCATGAAGTAAAAGTACACTGTGATTCCATTGACGGATTTATGTTGAAGGATTGTTTGCCGATACTGTCATCTTTACTGTGTATGAATGTACAAGAGTTTTTCAACAGCCTTCCCTATAAATGTGTTGTGTGTGACAGAACAACTGTTGATGTAAATGCATACATACAACacttggttgatgatgataagtgTCGTGGCCATGCGTGTAATGAATGCTGCAACGTGTATGCGAATAAAGTTAAACTTGGGAGACATATGCTTAAACACATTCAAGGCAATCCTAATACGAGAGACTCTTTATCACGATGTCGTAAATGTGGTCTGCCTTTTAAGGCAACCTCGTTCAAGTCGCACAAGAAAGTATGCACGGGAATGCGTTGTGTATTGTGCAACTTGTATTTCAATTCCATTGCTGAATACACTAGCCACAGATTGGCCGAGCACAGAGCCAAGATGCCAGTACTAGAAGTATGTATCTATTGTCAACGACGAATGATTGGTGTGGACAGTTTGAAGAAACACGTACAACGAGTGCATAAAAATGACAAACACCTGTATAAATATCATTGTACCGACTGTGATAGACTTTTTAAGCATCCAAAGCTCCTATTTGCACATTTTTTCTCAAGCCATAAGGACTTGCATCCGTACACTTGTAAGATTTGTGATAAAACGTTTAGGATACGCAAGAACTTTACCCTGCACATCAAATTGACACATAAAAGTATCGGTTTCGTTGAATTTGATGATAACTTCCACGTATTCTTCACTGATAAGAAATTGGGCACACAATCCAAAAGTCAAACAGCGCTTGGAAGCATTGATGATGAAAATGATGGATTCACTTTCAAAAATGATCATGATTATTGTGAAAACTCAAGTACATTTGAAGAAAAGATATGTAAAGTTGAAATTGAGAGAATGCAAAATGTTTGTGATGAACCAAAAAAAGAATTGAGTGAtgttaaaaaatcaaatgaggaagataaagaaaacaaaaagcAAACTGAACGAAATGATGATGTGACAACTGATTGTGCAACAGTTGAATTACCTGATGATAAGAAATCTGTTAGAAAACCTGTACTTAAACGCAAACTAAATGTGGCTAAGAAACATAAGATTGAAGATACAAATGATGACAATAAAGGTGTATCCTCAGATGATTCTGATGTACCGTTAAAGACGGtctctaaaaagttaaaattgcaAAAGAATCAAACGAGAAGAGTTAGAAGAAATTTGAGTAAGCCTGCTAGATCCAAGAAATTCGTCTGTGCTAAATGCGATAAGGATTGTTACACATACCAAAACTATCACAGACACAAAGCATTACACCTTAAAAATGAAACCAAAGTATGCATCAAATGCTATGCAAAATTTGATTCAGTGAAACAACTTGAAAATCACATTAAAAAGGAACATTCTAGCTCACAGCTCACGGAGACATTAAAGAAATTGCTCGAAAAACGCAAAGTTGCCGAATCGACATTGAAAACAGGTGTCAAATTAAAACAATCCGTAGATCCATCAATGCAAATCCCTAAAAATGCTAAACATGTAGTATCAATGCCTCAAAAAGTCATCCCGTTAACAACAACCGAAAAGTTTCGTAATACATTCAAAAAGGTTAACACTGAAAGGAATGCAAATACCAAAGTTACAATGAAATTGATAGACAAAGACAagatttcagttaaaaaatacTTGGAGAATTTCACCCCAGAGAGCAACGATGTCAAAATAACCATAGTAAATGACCCGGGTCCTTTGGACACTAGGGTGAAAAAGCTAAGGCCTCTGATAAAGCTAACGAAATGCCCCGAATTCTCACACGAATACCAAAAAGCAAGATTGAAAATGCCTGTAAAATTCACGGATGATTTGAAAGAACAGTGTCAAGTCAGCATCAAATTGGCAACGGATTATCGGCCTCCAGCTATGATGTTTCCCAGCAAAGTTGATAACAATTTGACGGTCAATAACTATGATTATAATGACACGTACGATACTTATGAATACGAAGCGGAGCATAAAGATGTAATCCCAGAAGTTGCACAAGAAGTGATGTTAGAAGGAACCGTCGAACAGAATACAATCGTACGTACAATGAATTTGAGTAACATACCCACTTGGCACAAAGTTCAAATAGCACACCTATCAACCGAGGCGCCGTATTTCAAAATTTCCAAAGTAAATTTGGGAACAGAAAGTTCGTTCACACTGACTCCCGAAGGAAATAAAACTCAAATTCAAGACGAGGAGACGCCAAAGAAGATAATGTTACCAAACGGTAAGAAATTGATCAGCGTCAATCCTTTTGAGCATTTGCTAAATAAACAGGCGATGGACGAATTGAAAAGTAGTAAGAGCAGAAATAAAGTGTATTATaaaccaaaaataattaatGCGGCTGAAGCTATCAAGACGGCTTTGCAGAAGTTAGAAGAGTCATGCACGGtcaaagaaaagaagaaaaaatag
- the LOC123879579 gene encoding uncharacterized protein LOC123879579, with protein sequence MALCAGCRSTLPKKGFLSCATCKAKYDCECANISSKQFEQMDQPKKDNWKCPECCSKLPKTGNTHTPVRQAASFNTANSDDTPQAYDTPQSYVTTRKKLKSPTPASSSCNDGGNYLTESSLRDILKQELSATIHNLVTAQLNSINEQIVGFNESMSFINTQFEEMRAVIEEKSAVINQLKKENIHLQASVKDLTTRLNIVELHMRECNVEINGIPEHKTENLVNTVVQLSQVVKNNISVDDIQHATRVAKLNKSTDKPRSVIVKLRTTKHRDALLAAVAQYNKKNPEDKLSSHHLGIGGARAPIYVSEHLTPGSKSLHAATRIKAKEMKYRFTWIRNGKIYVRKDEFSQAILMRNEDSLKLIV encoded by the coding sequence ATGGCGCTGTGTGCTGGATGCAGGAGCACCTTGCCCAAAAAAGGTTTCCTTAGCTGTGCGACCTGTAAAGCTAAATATGATTGCGAATGCGCAAACATAAGTTCTAAGCAGTTTGAACAAATGGACCAACCTAAAAAGGATAATTGGAAATGCCCGGAGTGTTGTAGTAAACTACCAAAGACGggtaacacacacacacccgTTAGGCAGGCCGCCTCATTCAACACGGCAAACAGTGACGACACTCCTCAGGCCTACGACACTCCTCAGTCCTACGTCACTACTCGCAAAAAACTTAAGTCTCCCACACCCGCATCGTCGAGTTGCAATGATGGCGGCAATTACTTGACCGAGAGCTCTCTTCGTGATATTCTTAAACAAGAATTATCTGCAACGATACACAATCTGGTCACGGCGCAGCTAAATTCAATTAATGAACAAATAGTCGGATTCAACGAATCTATGTCTTTTATAAACACGCAGTTTGAGGAAATGAGAGCTGTGATAGAAGAAAAATCCGCTGTTATTAACCAATTGAAAAAGGAAAATATCCATCTTCAAGCATCGGTAAAGGACCTCACAACCAGGCTTAATATTGTCGAACTGCATATGAGAGAATGCAACGTTGAAATTAATGGTATTCCAGAACATAAAACGGAAAATTTAGTCAATACGGTAGTGCAACTAAGCCaagttgttaaaaataatatttctgttGATGACATCCAACATGCTACCCGCGTAGCTAAGCTCAACAAAAGCACCGACAAGCCACGGTCCGTCATCGTCAAGCTCCGTACCACAAAGCACCGTGATGCTCTCCTAGCAGCTGTAGCacaatataataagaaaaatccTGAAGATAAATTGAGCTCCCACCATTTAGGGATTGGAGGAGCGCGAGCCCCTATATATGTTTCGGAACATCTTACCCCGGGAAGTAAATCTTTACACGCCGCCACGCGCATAAAAGCCAAAGAAATGAAATATCGGTTCACGTGGATTAGAAATGGAAAAATTTATGTACGCAAGGATGAATTCAGTCAAGCAATATTAATGAGAAATGAAGACAGTCTTAAGCTCatagtttaa